CGTATATCCCGCACCATGGGTGTAGCTAACGTGGGCCTCGGCATACGCAAACAGCGCGGCACAAATGCCGTAGAGGTCGCAAACGCAGTAAAAGCCCGTGTAGACGCTATGCAGAGATACCTCCCAAAAGGCGTAAAACTGGAGGTCCGTTTCGACACTACAAAATTTATAAGTGACTCAATACACGAGATGAACTTCATCATGATTCTTTCGGTAATACTTACCTCGCTTGTCTGCTGGCTATTCCTTGGATCGTTCAATTCTGCATTCAATGTCTTTCTTACAATACCGCTTTCTATATTCGGGACGTTCTTTGTGATATATATACTTGGCTTTACCCTGAATACTTTCACGCTCTTGGGGTTATCGCTTGTCATCGGCATTGTAGTAGATGACGCCATAATGATGCTTGAGAACATTGCGCGGCACAGGGAAGAAGGGGAGACAAAAGTTCTCGCTGCAATAAAAGGCGCGCGCCAGATAACCTTTGCTGCCATAGCTGCTACTACAGCCATACTTGCGATATTTGTGCCTGTCATTTTCATGCAGGGGATCATCGGAAAATATTTCCTTCAGTTTGGCGTAACGATTTCCGTGGCTGTAATGATATCGCTGCTCGGGGCGCTTACTCTTACTCCGATGTTCTGCGCGCAGTTCCTTACTATCGGCCATACGACCGGAATAGGCAAGGTTATGGACAAATTCATGGCCTGGCTGAAAATGAATTATGCGGTCAGCCTTAAATGGTGTTTGGGCCGCAGGTGGACAGTAATTTTTGTGTCTTCCCTGATGTTTGCTGCATCACTTTTTATGTTCTCCATAGTAAAGAAAGAATTCGTTCCACCGCAGGACATGGGCCTGCTCAGTGCGCGTATTGAAACAAAGGTGGGTTCTTCCATAGAGTTTACAGACAGTGTTTTTAAGGAAGTAGAAAATGCTGTAATGAAGCATCCTGAAATAAAAAACTATTTTTCAAATATCGGCGGGGACATGGCAAATACCGGAAATATAATGATGAGGTTAAAGGACGTCAAAGACCGGCCGGTTGATAAAAAGAAAGGCAGGCCGCTTACCCAGCAGGAATTGATGCCCCTTCTCCGAAAAGAACTAAAAGCCATTACGGGCGTAGTAAAAGCCAGTGTTTCGGACCCGTCTTTGGCGGTTTTCGGATCACGCCGCGGTTTTCCGGTTGAATTTACGTTGAACGGCCCGGAGTGGGATAAACTGGGCGCTTTGAGCGGGAAGATGCTGGATGTTATGGAAAATACCGGGCTGATGGTCGATGCTAACTCTGATTATCAGATTGGAATGCCCGAGGTGCGTGTTGTCCCGGACAGAAAAAAGGCAGCTGAGCGGGGTGTGAGCATTTCAGTGATAGGTGCTACGATAAACTCCATGATAGGCGGCGTCCGCGTAGGCAAGTACACGCAGGGTGGCCGGCGTTACGATATCCGCGTCCAGCTTCTTTCCAGCGACCGCAACAAAGTGGCAGATATCAGCAAGATATGGGTCCGCAATAACCGCGGAGAGGTAATACGGTTATCGGATGTCGTGAGCATTATACAAAAGCCGTCTCTTCTTTCTATAACCCGGAAAAACCGCGAACGTGCTATACGCATGTATGCAAATGTCGCTCCCGGTAAATCGCAGGGAGAAGCCTTAAAGAAAATCGAAGAACTTGGAAAGGAAGTACTTCCCGAAGGGTACCGGCTTGTTTTTACAGGGAGTGCACAGACATATAAGGATTCTTTCGGGAGTTTGTATGTAGCTCTTATTCTTGGAATTTTTGTTGCTTACATGGTGCTCGGCACCCAGTTCAACAGTTTCGTGCACCCTTTTACAGTGCTTCTGGCGCTTCCTTTCAGTATTTCCGGAGCTGTCATCGCCATGGTGCTCACAGGTAATACACTCAACATGTACAGCGCCATAGGTATAATACTTCTCATGGGTATAGTTAAAAAGAACTCGATACTGCTTGTAGATTTTACTAATCAGAGAAGGGAAGAAGGTATGGAAGTGTATGATGCCTTGATGAACGCTTGCCCCATACGTCTCCGGCCGATAATTATGACCTCTATTTCTACAGTTGCAGCAGCTGTTCCACCGGCTCTTGCGATAGGCCCAGGTGCCGAGACCCGCGTTCCAATGGCTGTAGTTGTTATAGGCGGGGTTTTTGTTTCAACGGTTTTAACACTGTTTGTCGTACCGTGCGTTTACAGCCTTATGTCAAAGCTTGAAAGCCGTGCGCATTATAAAGACGTGCATGAAGCTATGAAAGAACTATCAAAAGCATAGCCATCCTTATTCCACCCCTTACATCTACCTCATACAATTGGCGTTTCCTATGCCTAAAAATTTATGCATACGAGCTTGACAAATAAATAGAAAAGATATAATATGTTTTTGAAAAGCTTAATTTTATATGCTAAAGAACCGGCTGGGGGTAGAAATGAAATCAAAAACATTACTTAAAAGAACCATAAAAACAAGTATTTTTCTAATCAATCAATCAATCAGTATTCCTTACTAAGTACTTCATCAAACAAAATCCAACAAATCAATTATAAGGAAGGTAATAAATGAGGCCTATACAAAGGAGTATAGAAATATTTTTTCTTATTTTATGTTTATCTTTGCCTTTATTTTTATCTGTGAATGTGCAGGCAGGATTAATCTCTGGTTGTGTTAATTCTGGCGGTTCTTCAAACAGTTCAGACAAGATAAAGTTTATAAGCCTGGGCGGTATTTCA
The window above is part of the Candidatus Liberimonas magnetica genome. Proteins encoded here:
- a CDS encoding efflux RND transporter permease subunit, whose product is MSLSDTSIKNPVFAWMLMAGIIVFGMLGFLRLGVSQLPDVDNPVLSISTAWEGAAPEVMETEVTDAIEGAVMGIQGVQEIISTSRQGSSDVTVQFDLSTDIDVALQEIQSSISRILHHMPREIDPPNIRKSNPEDQPILWLSVSGDRPLKFLMTYVRDNIKDQLTTIPGVGDVFLGGYVDPNLRVWLNADKMQKNELTVDDITSAILSEHAEVPAGYINTGTNEMNIRVTGEAGTVKEFSSIIIPSRKGSVLWKKFTIGDVADVEEGLADIRRISRTMGVANVGLGIRKQRGTNAVEVANAVKARVDAMQRYLPKGVKLEVRFDTTKFISDSIHEMNFIMILSVILTSLVCWLFLGSFNSAFNVFLTIPLSIFGTFFVIYILGFTLNTFTLLGLSLVIGIVVDDAIMMLENIARHREEGETKVLAAIKGARQITFAAIAATTAILAIFVPVIFMQGIIGKYFLQFGVTISVAVMISLLGALTLTPMFCAQFLTIGHTTGIGKVMDKFMAWLKMNYAVSLKWCLGRRWTVIFVSSLMFAASLFMFSIVKKEFVPPQDMGLLSARIETKVGSSIEFTDSVFKEVENAVMKHPEIKNYFSNIGGDMANTGNIMMRLKDVKDRPVDKKKGRPLTQQELMPLLRKELKAITGVVKASVSDPSLAVFGSRRGFPVEFTLNGPEWDKLGALSGKMLDVMENTGLMVDANSDYQIGMPEVRVVPDRKKAAERGVSISVIGATINSMIGGVRVGKYTQGGRRYDIRVQLLSSDRNKVADISKIWVRNNRGEVIRLSDVVSIIQKPSLLSITRKNRERAIRMYANVAPGKSQGEALKKIEELGKEVLPEGYRLVFTGSAQTYKDSFGSLYVALILGIFVAYMVLGTQFNSFVHPFTVLLALPFSISGAVIAMVLTGNTLNMYSAIGIILLMGIVKKNSILLVDFTNQRREEGMEVYDALMNACPIRLRPIIMTSISTVAAAVPPALAIGPGAETRVPMAVVVIGGVFVSTVLTLFVVPCVYSLMSKLESRAHYKDVHEAMKELSKA